A window from Candidatus Woesearchaeota archaeon encodes these proteins:
- a CDS encoding fibrillarin-like rRNA/tRNA 2'-O-methyltransferase has translation MIKKSKIFEVYEEKRKKQNNLYTKNLVPGQRVYNEKLVKQDNTEYRQWEPNKSKLAATILKGSTNVGIRKGDVVLYLGCSTGTTASHISDMAGKNGFIFGLDSAPRVLREFVFLCEKRENMTALLEDANHPENYKERVCKADIVYQDIAQRNQAEIFIKNCDAFLKKGGYGLLAVKARSIDVTKKPKHVFKEVQKELEKKLTIIDYRNLEPYEMNHAMFVCKKK, from the coding sequence ATGATAAAAAAATCAAAAATATTCGAAGTTTATGAAGAAAAAAGAAAGAAGCAGAATAATCTCTACACTAAAAACCTGGTTCCGGGTCAAAGAGTATATAATGAAAAGCTAGTGAAGCAAGATAATACGGAATACAGGCAGTGGGAGCCCAATAAAAGCAAGCTGGCTGCTACAATACTAAAAGGCTCCACTAACGTGGGGATCAGAAAGGGGGATGTTGTTCTTTATTTGGGCTGCTCTACGGGCACAACAGCTTCCCATATCAGCGACATGGCAGGAAAAAATGGATTTATTTTTGGCCTGGATTCCGCACCGAGAGTATTGAGGGAGTTTGTTTTTTTATGCGAAAAAAGAGAAAATATGACTGCCCTGCTGGAAGACGCCAATCATCCTGAGAATTACAAGGAAAGAGTATGCAAAGCAGATATTGTCTACCAGGATATTGCACAAAGAAACCAAGCTGAGATATTCATTAAGAATTGCGATGCCTTTTTAAAAAAGGGAGGGTACGGCCTGCTTGCCGTAAAGGCGAGGTCTATAGATGTGACAAAAAAGCCGAAGCATGTTTTTAAAGAAGTGCAAAAAGAGCTTGAAAAAAAGCTTACTATTATTGACTACCGGAATTTGGAGCCTTATGAAATGAATCATGCTATGTTTGTTTGTAAAAAGAAATAA
- the pdxS gene encoding pyridoxal 5'-phosphate synthase lyase subunit PdxS — MKKKGTLKLKKGLAKMMKGGVIMDVVTAEQAKTAEKAGAVAVMALERVPADIRSQGGVARMSDPGLIKEIMSSVSIPVMAKCRIGHFAEAQILEAIGIDYIDESEVLTPADEKFHVDKHKFKVPFVCGCTCLGEALRRINEGAAMIRTKGEAGTGNVIEAVKHIRRVNLEIKSLKKMSEKQSTAYAKEERVPLQLVKLVRKLQKLPVVNFAAGGIATPADAALMMQLGCDGIFVGSGIFKSKNPLKRARAIVEATTHYNDAKVVARVSSGLGEAMKGQEISKIDTKLAERGW, encoded by the coding sequence ATGAAAAAGAAAGGAACTTTAAAACTCAAGAAAGGCCTTGCTAAAATGATGAAAGGCGGCGTGATAATGGATGTAGTGACAGCGGAGCAGGCCAAGACAGCAGAAAAAGCAGGGGCTGTTGCTGTAATGGCACTTGAAAGAGTTCCTGCGGATATCCGCTCACAGGGAGGGGTTGCAAGAATGTCTGACCCGGGATTAATAAAGGAAATAATGTCTTCTGTTTCCATTCCTGTGATGGCAAAATGCAGGATCGGCCATTTTGCAGAAGCCCAGATACTGGAAGCAATAGGGATTGATTATATTGACGAATCAGAAGTGCTTACACCTGCAGATGAAAAGTTTCATGTAGACAAGCATAAGTTTAAAGTGCCGTTCGTGTGCGGCTGCACCTGTCTCGGGGAGGCCCTGCGCAGGATAAATGAGGGAGCAGCCATGATACGGACAAAAGGCGAAGCAGGGACAGGCAACGTAATAGAGGCTGTTAAGCATATCAGAAGAGTGAATTTAGAGATTAAATCATTAAAAAAAATGAGCGAGAAACAGTCAACTGCTTATGCCAAAGAGGAGAGAGTTCCACTACAGCTTGTCAAATTAGTCAGGAAATTACAGAAACTGCCTGTTGTTAATTTTGCTGCGGGCGGCATTGCCACACCTGCTGATGCTGCTTTAATGATGCAACTGGGATGTGACGGAATTTTTGTGGGATCGGGCATATTCAAATCAAAGAATCCGTTGAAAAGGGCAAGAGCTATAGTTGAAGCGACAACACATTATAATGATGCAAAGGTTGTGGCAAGGGTTTCTTCGGGATTAGGAGAAGCGATGAAAGGCCAGGAGATTTCTAAGATAGACACTAAACTTGCAGAGAGAGGATGGTAA
- the pdxT gene encoding pyridoxal 5'-phosphate synthase glutaminase subunit PdxT, translated as MVKRIGVLALQGDFREHIGILRKLGAKVLEIRNKKQLEGLDGLVMPGGESTTIGKLIKKYGFIDAIKKRYKEGMGIFSTCAGGILLAKEIKNSKQPAIGLVDITIQRNAYGRQLDSFETKLFIKGFRNKFPAVFIRAPIIKEVHDGVEILAAYEEKPVLVKKKNILISTFHPELTDDKRIHKYFLDILN; from the coding sequence ATGGTAAAGAGAATTGGTGTCCTTGCTTTGCAAGGAGATTTCAGGGAACATATCGGCATTCTAAGAAAACTGGGAGCGAAGGTCCTGGAAATCAGGAATAAAAAACAGCTGGAAGGTTTAGACGGCCTGGTAATGCCAGGCGGAGAGTCGACTACCATAGGAAAACTTATTAAGAAATACGGCTTTATAGATGCTATTAAGAAAAGATATAAGGAAGGGATGGGAATATTCAGTACGTGCGCCGGAGGAATTTTACTGGCAAAAGAAATAAAAAATTCCAAACAGCCGGCTATCGGGCTTGTAGACATAACCATCCAAAGAAATGCATATGGAAGGCAATTAGATAGTTTTGAAACAAAGTTATTTATAAAAGGATTCAGGAATAAATTTCCTGCTGTTTTCATTAGGGCCCCGATAATAAAGGAAGTTCATGATGGCGTGGAGATTCTCGCTGCATATGAGGAAAAACCAGTCTTGGTTAAGAAAAAGAATATTTTAATCAGTACATTTCACCCAGAGCTGACAGATGACAAAAGAATCCACAAATATTTTTTAGATATACTGAACTAG